GATTTGGTCTTGAAGGTTCTGTTTCATCTGGGCCGTTCGATTTTCAAGGGGGCCGTTGTTCTTGTCGTACACTGGAATGCTCTAGAACTTTTGAGTTCTTTTGAGAGTTAAGGTTGTTAGGAAAATGGTAGCtttgcaattttctttttaagaatgTCAGTACAAGTATACTCTATTAACACTATTTTTCTAGATTGTTtagaatttcttaaaattatataattataaactgTTTGGATTTCACCACAAAggaataaaaatgttaatttaatgcCTTGATAATGTAAGTCTCTTACAAATGAGTTtaactgatttaatatattaagtGGAACTCAATTACCTGTGATAatgttgtttcttatttttttcatttggaatATTTTATGGGTTTCCGCTTATGTATTAAGTGACACATATTTTTCTATGGTAATGCtgtttactatattttttactatggaatatgttgttgggtttCAAAATTCAGGAATACACTTGTCGTAATGGTTAAAACTACATGacaaatgattatttatttaaataatttgttattatccCATTTGGTTTGAGGTAGAGATTATTGACgtataattgaaatttgaattattatacGAAGGAAAAGGTATATTTGTGAAGACtttataatctttaaataaGTACAAGGGAACAAGTGAatacttaaaagtaaaatatacatGAGATCGTGATATTGATTTGATAGTATGTATTATTAGAAAGTGAGATTTGtattccatttatatattataatttaatcttatttttagtcgatgtgaaactttTAACACATTCTCTTCATGTCAAGGTATAAATATCTCgagcgtgatagtagaaatggATGGTTCGAGAATGGTCTGataacgggtggaatagaaatgtcctggaaacaagaaatatcgttaggatagacttttaaccatgactctgatactatattagaaaatggtttttaagcctaactcaatcccgcAAAACTGACTTGCTCGAACAAGTACCACAACATCGAAGAAGATACAAGCAGCGTCGTCGCTGCACGCCAATTCTTCCACAACACCACATCGGTAGGCCTTAGTTGAGAAGGCCGTGAACTAAAATCCATTGAGAATCTCCCATGGTGATTGGGGAAGTTGTTCTATAGGACATATAAGGATTTGCATCACATTAGAGTGTTTTCATCCAGATTTTTGATTGacagaagaaaaatcaaaagccCTCAATGATATTTTCAAACCTAAATGTGAAGACAAGATATACACAGAGAAGAATAATGTGATGAACATGGTACAATTTAACCTTTGGAGATCCCTATTTCTAACCTAAGACACTATTTTGAAGAATAAGAAATATCATGTGAAGaggtggactttaagcctaactcaaccccacaaaacgctgaggtatagacatctcgagcgtgatagtagaaatggGTAGTCCGATAGTGGTttgacaacgggtggaatagaaatgtctaagaaacaataaatatcgttaggataggctctaaccatgactatgataccatattaaaaagtggtttttaagcttaactcaactccacaaaatcggcttgtaatgaggtttgcaccccacttatatatatatatatatatatatatatattataatttggccttatctccagtcgatgtgggactttcaacaTGTACCTTAAAGATATTagataacaaattattatatcataatatattgaatatataatcaaatacaataaaaattattaattatatcatatGATATTTGTTCGTTAAAGATCAAATATATCTCTTCCACAAACCGTATACACCGTCAGATAATGGTCTTCTAGTACTCGGTTCATGTTTACACATTAAGTGAGACTCAATTACCTATCTGATAATGTTgcttattattttttcattatggAATATTTTATGGGTTTCAAAATTTAGGAAAACAATTATGTAATggttaaaattatatgaaaaatgattatttatttaaatattttgttattatccGATTAGGATTGAGGTAGGTATTATTGACGTGTAACCAAATTTTGAATCGTTACAAGGAGAAGGTTCACTTGTAAAGACTTTATGTCAAATCATTGTAAAAGTCCTCCCTCGCATGCAAAGTCATTGTAAAAGTCCTGTTGTTCACAAGGTGTACTGTAACCACCATCatctttattcttctcttcaacCAGCTCAGCCTGCAATGCAGATAactcttcttcaagttcttcaatTACAATATCTTGATCCTCTAAAGCAGCCATAATAGCTTCTTTGTGTTTCCTATAACTTGTTGGCTTATTTTGTTccttcaaatcctctccaatTGTATTAACTGATGTTTTCACAAAGGGCTCACTCATTTCTTTGCTTGATGCACCATAGTCATCAAGCATATGCAATTTAATCACAATTACCATTATTTAAAACCattcattcaaacaaattaaataaaagaatgaagtACATACCACACCCATCTCTATTACACGTTTGATGAACTTGTCACCAACATTTATATTCATCCAATGCAAAAGTCTTGGGTTTTTCTGTACACAAACATTTGAAGGAATGAAATgatcacaaaaccaaacctgaaATACATCAAAGACGTTATAATTAGTAATCTCAAATCATTACCAACAAACAATCAATGTACAAAATTTACCTGCAATACGTATACACAACCATCCACATGGACTTTGATGGcaccttttcctttcttccacGCTAGAGAAGCTTTGCATAAACTACTAACTAGATAATGGTACACTATATGaccccaataaaaaaaatactcaaatcacttattctataaaaaatttcaaacaaaattgggAATATTGTTCTGCTACAATTAGGTAACAAGACCTCAATAATTCATACCAAAATGTACAAGCCACAAATATGTAATGAAGGCAACTTTTTgtgttgtttcaaaataaatttgtatatcaACTACAATTCATGTTTTTCATCACCAAAGTACTTGCGACAATGACTCTTTCTAAGTtggttttcatttaatttaattttgtcacCAACTAAACCCAACCCTAAGCTTAAGCAAACATCTACTTCCTTGAATTCCACAAATCTTTctccaaaacaaaaatcacCTCTCTCATCAACCTATCTAATCAATAATTCACTCAAAACATTCCTACTAATCTTAAGGTTATTATTTAGTTCTAAAAAGCATTTAAATGACGTCTTCAAAATAATGGACTTGTGCTCCTCACTCAAAATTTGATTCAAAGCAGCAGCATATTCAATTTTCAATGAATGACGAATAAATAActacagaaaaaaaattatatttcttgttACAAATAACCAACAAAAGTCACAAGCCAAAAgcaaaaaccaacaaaatgaCCAACAAAGgccaaaaacaaaaacccaacTAGAAAATACAAATACGTAAAAGGAATAATGTACATATCTTGTTCGAAGAACCAATGTCAGCTGAATCCATTGTAGACAAAAATCTCAGAACTTCGACACAATCAACACCGAAGGAGACACTTTGAACAGTCCTTCGACGGAGATCGATGAACGTAGATCTATGAAATCACGAacttgagagagaaagagagacttCGAACAGGGCCAGCAATGACGGAGATTGCTGAACATCGAGAGAAAAGTGCACAATATGGAGAGAAAGAAGTTGAAACGAAATTGAAAACCCTAAAATGGAGAAAAGAAAGTGTTGTGGAGAGAAGAGAGAGTTCTGAAAGAAAGGAGGGTGGTTTCAGAATAATGAAATTTGCAACCCTGACCCCTTTTccaaattagatttttttttaaaaaaatcaaaatggaCCAATACAACGTTGACACGTGTCGTTGTCAAAACATTATCAAATTTGGGGTTCGCGAtccaaatttagaatttttttttaacaactttgttttgacaacttttttacattatttatgtaataattcatgattggttcgttttaaatatacagtccaataaaataataatattatcaaaaactTGTTAATTTCTAAAAACTTATACCCGTCAAAACCATCAAACAACTCCATGATTGCTGCTTCCGCTGATGTGCATTGCTACTGCGTCGCTTCCGTTGCTTAacctttctttgattttattatagaaattttttttattgaatgccTAGAATAAATCTTGTAGTGTGAATTTTTTCCATTACAAAtgtaagtaattttaaaatttctatctttatcctaaaattattaGTTCTGGATATTAATGGAAGGGAGAgtgtttatcttcttttttgTCTTCTACTTGTTAGCTCTAATTTCTTTGGTAAGATTTGAAATGTCGGCTGTTCGTGTActtatattaacaaaatcagATTTTTGGAAGCTAATGAATATTGAAATAGATGAAATGGTTAGTATGGATGAAATGATTGAGTTGTACATTACACCCGCTTATAAGCACAACTGatgtaaagaaaaatattttctaatatctAGATCGATCATTTAACTGATGTTAAACGTAGAAAATAAGCCATGTAAATAATATCTGATTTTTGTATAATCATAAATTTGTATAATGAGATATGAtgaattttgtatataattaaatatatttttagtcctaTGCGATTTTGAATTTAGTTTCTAttagaaaattttgttatttttaatcctcttaattttgaaattcctATTTTTAGTCTACATGAAATCTCAACTTTCCTAACAAGGcacgtttattttttttttctttttcttacttgTTATCCTATTAAGTCATCCCTGACCCAAAACTTCTCTACACTTTCCGACAACCACACTTctctttaaaaaatctttctaCAAGAAGAAGTTTTTCCTCACTCTTTTCGCCACCCTGTTGGTGGCAGCCTTCTGTAGCGGCCATAATTGTCAGAGTTGAAAAACTAAATCGGATTTCAGTGGTAGAGTCGAGATTTAATTCACGTGCCTATTGTGGCAACTGGTTCACTTCATACTGCAATTCAATCCAAAACAAGGTGTTGTTATTCGGTTTGGCATTTATCGAAGCTAGAATCAAATGCTGCCTAATCTCCATTCCGATACGGCTCCTTCTTCAATGAAAACGGTGCAACCAATGCTCTTAGGTCTTGTTAGATTTTGGGGAGAATAATTGAGAGTttttgaggataattttttttttgctatttatttgaataaatttggaggtaagtgaaagtagatttgaaagtaaaatgtgtgagaattagtataagatttaatttatatgacagattaaaaaaatttacttctaaattcactctcacttacctccaaatctattcaaataaataacaaaagaaaatttatcatcaaatcttctcaattacTCTCACTCAAATCCAATCAAGTTAAGAAGGACTCAGTGGATGATGAAATAGATGTTCTATCGAATGTGCAAGGGGTGAATTCTGTGCATCGTCAAAATTGaacaataaatgaattttacaaCTACAGTAGCACGGATCGAAAATTCATTCAAGCAACTTTGGTACACTCATTCAAAAACAGAGTCCAAGCGGTGCAGTAGAGAAAGCACTGGCAGCTTCAGTACATTGGAAATTGAATTCTGCTTGTCGTTGCTTGAATCACGAATTACAAATACATCTGCCAAATGGTTCGCAAGCAATTTTGCTCTATGTTTATTGATTTTAAACATTGCCTTCATTCATTATCTGACAGTTTGGTGATTTAATGTTCAAATTTTGATCCAATTGAATTCAGATGTTGAATGGAAGCAATATGCGATTCAATGCTTCAATTTAGTGAAGCATGAGCATGTGACGATCAGTGCTTTTACGAATTGGATTCAAGTTTATGCTGTCCGAAATCGAAATCTGTAcatttttagaatttgatttCAAGTGGAGCCATGTCTTTAAATTCAAGTTTATGCTAATTCGAATAATTGCTCCACTTGTTCAGTTCAACGATGTACATCATACGCTGGCATTTTTTCGTTTTGAATTGATAAAGTGGCTGAGAGaatacatatttaacttttttgtatatataagattgaaaatatttttttatttcaatgtcaATTTATATCACAGTAggtagttttatttattttgcaaaaGAGAGCGACTAAGTTAGTAGTGTCACCAAGTGTTtggaaaaaaatagaagaaaacaaTCTCTTGcaaaaattaatagtaaaaagcttttataaattaacttacagaggagttaattttaaataaaaaaaaatgtttatggaGATCCAAAGTATTTATAAGATATGAAAAGTTTGAAAGTTGATattaaaatgaagaatataCAATGAGTGAATGCAGCAGTAGCAGTAGCCACAAAGTATCATGATATAATGCTTACAAAGAGAGCATAGAGTTTTGGAAACAGAAACCTTAAATGAGTTCtcgaaaaaggaaaagaaaggatgaaaaatatatagaagTGTTGTGCACCGCATTATGCAAACTTGGCTCAAATGAAGAGCAAGTTGTTTACAATAACGCACGGGCGCGAGGCTGAATGCGAGGATGGTCCCAATCAGTGACAACGTGATCACGAGTGATTTCCTTTAGTGAACGACAACCACTCAAGGCCATGGTTAGCTCAAACTCTTCACGTAGCAGCTGCAACACTTTTCTTACACCAGCTTCTCCTTCAGCAGCTAAGGAGAACACCACAGGGCGTCCAATCTGATACAAATAAACAAACCTTGTTACTTCTTCCCACACTTCTCATAACATTATAATACCACTAATAATGTCTCTTTTAATTGCATTGTTTAGCGGTCCTGCATGAATTTCACGTAATAATCAAAGtttttgcattaaaattttaaacatatatccTCATCGAATATATGTTTACACCTtaatcctaaatcctaaaccataTATGAAAACtagaataatgatactttgacaacattttaacaccatttaagtatcattatgtgattagtcaatgttaatgtttataattattattatcgattgtggagtaattttggactaATCACATAATGATAGGTAGacgatgttaaaatatttttaaaatatgttatatatcatatgaaaactaaataatttatctGACCCTTACTTTaaccttatttcatttttttaatgataaaattatatattttagtgtaatataataaaaaaacacattctAGGTTAGGGTTTTTAGCAGAGACACAGTATAATTTCAGCACTAATAAGCCATTATTGAActcataaaaaataagatatcttcaatccaaaaccttaaatattaagataatatatttatagattttctatttatatatttttcattcttactctttttaactatttaactaattaacttgaaatttttaacttttcttgaaTTCCTAACTGTATGACtgttatctaaatttttttgaagtGATAACAGAAAGCTGTTGACAGACTATATATTACCTATCCTAgctaaagttaaataaaaagtaaagacTAAACAAATAGCTGAATCTACAATGAGAGTAAGTATAATACagaatttgttattatttaggTTGTGTTTGGGTAGatatgcaaataataaaaatggaaaataatgaGTATGATGGTATTACTACAGTTTGGATTGGTAAAAAATAAGgatgaaatatataatacagattagagaaattttttatatctgattttattaattgttcACCTTCATCCCCTCCTAAATTTgagagaaataaaattgaatgagAATTTTTGTTGCATTCCATAACATATAtctaaaggtttaaacccttttttggttcctaagttaagttttgatattcagtttagtttccgcttttaaaaatgtcaatctttagtttctatgatatgaaaaatgtatcaaatcagtcttcatgacagcacttaatgaacaataaatcacaagttttcatagctaggtatccaatattttgtgatttgttaacagaaggtgttatgaacaacaaattacttaatgaaaaacttgtgatttgaacagaaggtgttatgaacaacaaatcacttaatgaaaaacttgtgatttattaacgaataagactgatttgatacattttttatatcacagggactaaaggttgacatttttaaaagtggggactaaactgaacatcaaaacttaacttagggaccaaaaaagggtttaaacctatatcTAAATGGGAATGAAAGTTTTATTCCTCTATATTCTATTTTACATTATACTATTGTATCACCTTTCTTTTCATTCATACAAACTTAAACAACATGAACATGGGATACAAAATTAGCGGCTCTTACAACTGACATAATAAGTCAATAAAGTATAACAAACAATTACAGGTGAAAATgctatttgtatataaaaaggCCAAACGTATACTCACAAATATGCCAGAGGCACCTAGTGCCAATGCCTTGAAGACATCAGTTCCACGGCGAACTCCACCATCCAAAAATACAGGAACACGACCTTCAGCAGCTTTGACAACCTAAATTTCCACAACCGAGATCCATATAACATCCTTAAAATGAGCAtgttgaagtttcatggtgactaagatatattttaaagaagaaaCTCTACTACTCCAATTACgcatttttatattgtttaagaATGATGTAATCTTATTActcttaattgttttttattattatttatgatgacGTCTTGATTATATCATATAtccttattttataattgggatgtcacactAAGATGCTACTTAAGTTGGTGTACCTCTTCTAATGCTGATATGGTGGCTGGAACATAGTCAAGTTGTCTGGCTCCATGGTTGGACACTATAATTCCTGCTGCACCATTTTGTAGAGCTATCCTTGCTGCCATGTGCAAGTGAAGGCATTagtaaaatattcaaaagagGTGAACACTTGAACAGAGCTTTGGTTATCCTTACTGTCCTCAGCAGTCAGCACACCCTTCACCAGAATTGGCAGAGAGGTGATTGTTTGAAGCCACTTCACATCCTACAGAGTTCAGAATGATTATTTGGATGGACTCTTTGAAAGTTTGACTCATTTCTTGTGATGCACTAATTTATGATTTGATAACagtataattttgtatattgaatattaaattcattttactattataaattattctcTAATATAGGTATAGGATAATAAGTaccaagaaaaaacaaaatgccTTATTTGATTATCTAACATACCTTCCAGCTTAGAGTGCGATCAATTTGACCAGCAACATATGAAGCAAGTCCAGAATCATCAGCCTGAAAGAGTCAAGACAAAAACTCAGTTGGTGATAAAGTGAAGGAAATTTAACCTGCAGAAATAACTCTGTGATGACTCATCTTACTTTGTCCATCTTTCCAAGGTTCAATCCTTCAAAGTTCTTCAATGTCAAATGTGGTGGCAGTGTGAATCTGTGAAATACGTTTCCGGACTAATTTTAATTGCAAGGATAAAAGTTGAAATTCAGAGAAAAACTACTCATATCCATTGAGAAATTGATAAACATAACATGGTTGAAGTGGAAGATTTGTACCTGTTCTTGATATCAGCTTCTCTGCGTCCTAGTCTTGGGGTATCAACTGTAAGGGCAATGGCTTTGAATCCAGCCCTTTCAGCTCTTCTCACAAGCTGAGCAACCACATTCCTGTCCTTGTACACCTAAAGAAAACGGAACAAATCATGTAAGTAAAACAAATAAGGtaccaaaaattcaaataaacagaACGAAAATTTTGAAGCTTACATATAGCTGGAAAAAGCGAATGCCAGGTCCTGTTGAAGCCACCTCTTCAACACTTGATGTGGCCCACGAGGACAAAGTCTGAAACAACCAAAATGTTACTCATCAAGAAAGATTATATAGAGCTCAATCaagtgaattgaattgaatcatTCATATCACAAAGAAGGGATTTTTCTCACTAgtgattataaatttctttatgcAAAGCAATTTGATGGTGATCAATCAAGTGAAGAACTATTGtgaatataaacataaaagaaaagtacCATGATTGTTCCAGCTGCAGAGGCAGCTCTTGCTGTGGCATATTCTCCtgcataagaaaaaaataaacatcatcCAACATAAATCCAGCTCTAGTTAGTTCATTTAGCTGTGCTTGCAAAGGG
This DNA window, taken from Vigna radiata var. radiata cultivar VC1973A chromosome 5, Vradiata_ver6, whole genome shotgun sequence, encodes the following:
- the LOC106762192 gene encoding peroxisomal (S)-2-hydroxy-acid oxidase GLO1 — translated: MEITNVSEYEAIAKQKLPKNAFDYYASGAEDQWTLQENRNAFSRILFRPRILIDVSKIDLTTTVLGFKISMPIMIAPTAFQKMAHPEGEYATARAASAAGTIMTLSSWATSSVEEVASTGPGIRFFQLYVYKDRNVVAQLVRRAERAGFKAIALTVDTPRLGRREADIKNRFTLPPHLTLKNFEGLNLGKMDKADDSGLASYVAGQIDRTLSWKDVKWLQTITSLPILVKGVLTAEDTRIALQNGAAGIIVSNHGARQLDYVPATISALEEVVKAAEGRVPVFLDGGVRRGTDVFKALALGASGIFIGRPVVFSLAAEGEAGVRKVLQLLREEFELTMALSGCRSLKEITRDHVVTDWDHPRIQPRARALL